The sequence below is a genomic window from Methylotuvimicrobium sp. KM2.
GGCGTATTACCAACATCTCCTGGATATGGGTAAATTACCGTTGCAAGCCTGTTGTGCGGTCATGCGTAAATTGTTACATGCGATTCACGGCATGCTCAAGCATGATAAACCATTCGATAACACGCGTTTTTATGCAATTCCGTCAATCGCTGAATAGCAGAAAAATGCCTATTTTTAACTTGATTTTAAACAGAGTATCTACATGGACGTATTCACCCAGTACCTAAATTCCATAGACCATTGGCTAGAATTAATTGTCTTGGATAATTCATCCAGCACCTAAATAAGCCATGATTTTGAATCATTGCCAAAGACCTATGGAATTTAGGTGCTGGGTTCACTGCGTCCTTTGATGAGCTCCCCGGCGCTTCCTTAGTCACTGCCGAATTTTGAAGTACGAAAGGTATACAACGGGTATAATTCGCTAATTTCGGGAAACCCGCAGAACATTCCCCCTATTTGACCTTCACCTTTTTTAGACGATTAAAATCACTATGATCAAACATATCCACATGCTTTTTGTCGCGCTGTCCATCATCAGTTTTACCGGACGCATATTCTTGTCGGAAACCCACTCTGCATTACTATCGCAAAAATGGTTAAAAATTGCCCCGCATGTCATCGATACGGTGCTGCTAATCAGCGGCATTTCATTGGTTTTTATCGGCGGCTGGCTTTCTGCCGATTTCGGTTGGATCGTTGCCAAAATCGTGGCATTGCTTGGTTATATCGGCCTAGGTATACTGGCGATGCGCAGCCAAGGCAATCAACGCTGGCTGGCATTTGCGGGCGCCTTACTGTGCTTTATTTACATAGCGCTCGTGGCCGTCAACAAACAAGCCTTTTTCTTTCTATAATTCCTAACCCTAAACCGGAGCAATTCCCCATACGCTTCAAGCTAACAACAGCCTCTCTCCAGTCTTTGCCAAGTTAAAGCATGTAGCCCGTATGCAGCGTAGCGGAATACGGGAATGACATGGCTACGAACTTCCCGGATGAAGCGTAGCGTAATCCGGACTCCTGCGGGACGGGTTATTTAACCCGTCCCCAACGTTTCGGTTTGACTTAAGCGTTTTGGTTGATGTCGGCCACGGTAGAAACGTTTCGGACGGGGTTGCAAACCCCGTCCTGCCAAAGGACGGTTTGCTTTGCCGCGTGAAAAATCACAGCGTGTAGCCCGTATGCAGCGTAAGCGGAATACGGGGATTGCGTGGCCTCGAACGTCCCGGATTGCGCTTGCGCTCCATCCGGGCTACGTTGTTTAGACTCGCCGGAAGCGGTCGGTAGCGATTCAGCAGCGAGGATTTGTGCTTAGCTACTCCTTCGCCAATAGCGAATTTGACTCATTCAAAAGCTCTTCAAATTCATCGATCGCCACCGGCTTTGAAAAAAAATAGCCCTGAAAAACCCGGCACCCCAGATTTTGTAAAAATAATAGCTGCTCATGGTTTTCAACGCCTTCCGCGATGGTACTTAACCCAAGGCCACCGGCCATCGAAATAATGGCTCTGACAATTGCTTGGCTTTTACTATCGACAATACAGTCCCGAACAAAAGACTGGTCTACCTTCAGTGTATCCAATGGGAAATTTCTCAGATAACTTAAATTGGAATAACCGGTACCGAAATCATCGATCGATATTCGAACCCCGATATCCCGTAATTGGGCCAGTGTTTTGATCGATTCGTAAGAATGGTGCATCAAGCAACCCTCGGTTAATTCCAGTTCCAGCATCGACAAATCCTGAAGCCCGCTAGACAAAATGATATGTCGTAAACGTTGCGCGAAGTCTTTTTTAACAAATTGACGCGGCGAAACATTCACAGCCAGATAGCTGCAGGTTTTCTTGAATGGCACCTGAGTTTCCTCCCATTTCCTGAGTCGCTCGCAAGCTGTCGCCAACACCCAATCGCCAATATCATGAATCAACCCGGTTTCCTCGGCCAGGGGAATGAAATCCATAGGTGAAACCGAGCCTAATTGGTCGTTAGTCCAGCGTATCAAACATTCGGCGCCGATAACCGATTGCAGATGGGTGTCCACTTGCGGTTGATAGTGGAGCTCGAACTCGCCGTTTTCGATCGCTTTCTTTAACAACGTCTCCAATGTAAAACGTTGACGCTCCCTCTCGGCCATACTGGGGTGAAACAATTTAAATCGGTTGCGTCCTCTTTCTTTCGCGACGTACATCGCCGTATCGGCATGCTTGATTAAATCATTGCCGGTTGCGGCATCATGAGGGTAAAACGCGATACCGATGCTTCCCGTCACCGTCAATTCATGATGCGCCAAATGGATTGGGGACGCCAATACCTTGCGCACCTGTTCAGCTACTTGGACCGTATGCAATTCGGCGACTGATTTTTCTCCCCCCAAATTGGTCAATAAAACAATAAACTCGTCGCCGCCCTGCCTTGCCACGGTATCGGCTTCTCTGAACATATTTTTTAGCCTTTCGGCAATCGCCATCAATAACTGATCGCCGACCGAGTGCCCTAATGTATCGTTGATATTTTTAAAGCGATCCAAATCGATGAACAATAATGCCACGCTGTTGTCGGTTCGTTCGGACTGAGCCAAGGCTATTCGCAGTCGATCGCTCAACAAGGTTCTATTTGCGAGCCCCGTCAAATCGTCAAAGTAGGCTAACTTGCGGATTTCTTGTTCCTGCGCCTTTTGATTGGAAATATCGGTAAACACCGCAATGTATTGGGCGACGTTCCCTTGAGCATCGGCAATAGCGGTGATACTCAACCACTCCGGATAAATCTCACCATTTTTACGCCGATTCCATATTTCGCCTTGCCACTTCCCGTTTTTTCGCAAGCCGTTCCATAACGAGCGATAGAATAGCTTATCTTGCTTTCCGGATTTAAGAATGCTGATATTTTTGCCAAGCACATCCTTCGCCGCATATCCGGTAATCGCTTCAAAAGCGCTATTGACTCGCAACAGCACGCCACGAGCATCGGTAATTGCAATACCGTCCAACGTATTCGCGAATACGGAGGCGGTTAGCCGAACTTCCAACTCCGACCGTATGCGTACCAACAAGTGAGTCAATTTTTCCGCAATACTTTTAAAAATACGGGCTCCGGCGCCATTATCAGTCGCCGGCGTATAGAGTAAAACGCCCAATAACCGGTCCGCTTCGATCAATGACAATGCTTGCCACGGCGGAAAGCCGTTACCGGCAACTAATGATTGCGTCGGCAACCCCTCGATTCGCTCAGGATAATGCGTTAATCCGGGATCGGTTTGACCAACGAACTTCAATCCTTCATCATTCATTAGATAAAGCGCACAGGAACGGCTGAACGACTGAACTAAAGGCTCCTGTGCAATCAAATTTAGGGTTTGCCTTGCCATTTCTTCGAGCGAATCGAACGTTCCGCACTTCAATGCCATCAACGATGACAACAAGGCCTGCAAGCGAATGTCGTTATATTGATCGCTAAGCGCTTGTGCGGCGCGCAACATATAACGAACATGGTGGATCAGCACCGGCCAATTGATCGGTTTCGTAATAAAATCGCTGGCTCCAGCCTGATATGCCTCTTCAATCGACCGAGTGTCGTCGGAGCCCGTCAAGATCAGAATCGGGACATGCTGCCCTTGGGGTAATGCTCTGATTATCCGGCAAACTTCGATGCCGTCGATTCCGGGCATATTGATATCGAGCAAAATAATATCGGGATGAACTTGCTCATAAACAACCAGGCCGCGCTCTCCGCTTTCCGCCGATTCAACGGTAAACCCATGGGGTGCCAATGCCTCGCTAACCAAGATCCGAATCGCGGGATCGTCATCGATGATTAACAAAAGCGGTTGTTCGGCTGTTCGGTCTGTTGGCGACATAGTTGCGTTCACGATAAAGAATCGAGTTGCGCGCGCAAGGCATCGGCGACGCAATCGAATTCATTTTCAATAGTGGTTATTAAATCCGATAGATCTTGCCACTGTGCAGCGATCGCCTGGATCTCTAAACGTTTACAAACTGCGGATAAGGTATCGGCACCGAGATTGGCACTAGACGATTTTAAGCTGTGCGCGGTTTTTCTCACGACATCCCTATTCTCTTGCGCATAAGCCTGCTTGATTGTTCGAATTTGTTCCGGCGATGTCTCTAAATAAATCGTTATGATTTTCGCTAAAATAGCGGTCGAACCACCGGGATCTAAGTCTCGAATTCTGGCGAGTGCATCCATATCCAACACCGAATGATCGGAACTTTCAATTGATCTTATTGAAACGCTTTGAACTTTATGCGGCAACCAATGCTTCAGCTTATCGATTAAGTCTTCGACGATAAAAGGCTTACTCAAAAAATCGTCCATACCAACTGTCGCGCAACGCTCCCGATCGCCGGAAATTGTTGCCGCCGTCAACGCAATGATGGGCGTTTTAATCCGCTGCTGTTCGCATTCGAGCGCACGAATTTTTTCGGTGGCCGTATAACCATCCATGACCGGCATCTGGCAATCCATCAAGATCAAATCGAAATCATGCTCGGTAAATTGCTCGACGGCTTCGGCACCATCGGCGCAAAGAGTCGTGCGGCATTCGAGGCCTGCAAGAATGGCCTTCGCGAGCTCTTGATTAACAAGGTTATCTTCAACCACTAAAATAGCCGCTTCCGGAAGTTTAACTAAATCGCATCGAGAAGAATTCTCACCAGCCCCGGGACAATTATCCGTGGCAAGAACGGAAGGCTTGATGCATTTTTGCAAATCGAGTAGATGATAGGGTTGATTCAAATAGGCATCCGCCTGTTCGGACAACTCCGCATTACCCCACAGCACTGTCCGTAACCCGGTTAATCCTGACGTCTTGCCGATTTCCGTCAACAAGGCGCCGAGTCCCGACAAACGATCATCAATCACAATCGTATCGAACGCCTCCGCGTTATCGGCAGCCTCGCGCATCTTCGCTAATGCCTCATACGTTGTTGCCGAAGTTACCGCGCCCCCCGACCATGCCTGTATCTGTCTCGCCATAATATCAACCTGTGCACCCGGCTGAGCCGCAATTAAAACCTTGCAACCTTGCAAAGACATCGCAGGCTCACTGTGCATCGGCGCCGGCTTCTCCAGCGACAACTCCACGGTAAATTGCGATCCCACACCCGGTTCGCTGCTGCAATCGATAGAGCCTCCCATTAATTCGACCAATTGCCGGGTAATACTCAAACCTAGTCCGGAACCGCCGTATAAGCGGCTCGACGACTCATCGGCCTGAGTGAAGGGCTCGAAAATGAATTTGAGCTTGTCCGGCTCGATGCCGATACCGGTATCTTGGATTTCGATGCGATAGCGAACCGACAAAGCATTTTCGTCCAGCACCCGCACCCTAATAATCACTTGGCCTCGATGCGTGAATTTAAGTGCGTTACCGACCAAATTCACCAAAACTTGATGCAAATGCGCCTGATCGCCGCAGACCCATGTCGATAATCCCGGCATCACGTCGAAACACAAATCGACATTTTTAGCCGCCGCTTGCGCCGAAAATAAATCGGCGATTTGATTCAAGGTGACATAAAGATCGAAATTGTCCGAATGTAAATCAAATTTACCGGCTTCGATCTTCGAAAAATCCAGAATATCGTTGATTAACGATAATAACGACTGCGATGAATTGGCGATCAATTGCACATAATGCCGCTCTTGCTTATTCAAGCCTTCTTTCAGTAATAATTCGCTAAAACCGATGATCGCATTCATCGGCGTCCTGATTTCATGGCTCATGTTAGCCAAAAATTGCGATTTAGCCCGATTCGCGGCTTGCGCTTCTTCAGCCAGCATGACGGCTTTATCGGTAGCGACTTCCAGCGCTTTCGTGCGTAGCCGAACTTTTTCACGCAAATCTTCACGCTGCGCCATGATGCGGGAGCGGTAAATGCTCAATCTTCTGAGCATCTTATTGAACGCTTCGGTCAACTCATTAATTTCCCTGCCACCCTTGATTTTTAACTGCTGATCGAAGTGCCCGTTGGAAATATCGATCGCCGCATCGGCCAAACGCCGGGCGGGCAAAGTAATTTTCCTCGTCATCCTGACCGTCAACAAAATCGCGACTATTGAAATCGCCAAGCTCACCAATAGCGCATTAACGATCGCGATTCCTGCCGTCCGAAAAAAAGGCCCCAATAACAAACCGTATTCAATGCGCCCGATATATTCGGGCGTTTGAGAGCTATCGTTCAATTCCAGCAACATGGAATCGTCGGGCGCCTGACTGTAGCCATAAATCTCTTTGCCGAATGCCAAGCTTGCATAACGGCTTCTGTGCGTCAATAGCGTCAACAATCGCGGCCGCGCTTGCTCAGTTGGGGACGTAGGCTCATAATCGCCGTAGATAGTACTATGCCGATACATCAGCTGATTATCGGCATCGTAAAAACGGATATAAGCGATCTCGCCTATTTGATCCAGTTTACGTGCAATCTCATGCAATTCGCGGACATTACGGGTATAGAGCGCATATTCGCTGTTGATCGCAATCATTTCAACCAAAACCCGGGCATGGGTCAGCAGACGACTGTAATTATCGGCAATAGACTGATAGGCATTGACGCCCGTAATAATCAGCGACGTACTGAGAATCAGCAAAATCACGAACGCATTGAACTCCTGAGTCAGGCTCCTTTGCGACTTTACGTTAAAAAACTTCATGGGCATCTTGAATCAAATTTTCCGGCAATTCCAACTTCATATGCCGTAGCGTTTTCATATTGATCGAGTAAAACACTTTCCGGGGCGGCTCCACCGGAATTTGTTCGGGAGGAATGCCGTTCAAAATTTTCACGATTTTTTCGCCGCACTGAACTCCAATATCGAAATAGTCTCGATCGAGCGAATAAAGCGCCCCTGCCTTGGTCCACTGATTCGACAAACCGACCAAAGGAATTCGGTTTCGAAACGAATAAAGCAACACATGCTTGGCGGTTTGCGCATTTAAAATACCGGATTCGGCGAAACTCCATAACGCTCCGGTATTCTGCGGCAAACGTTTCAATACGGACGGCAAATCCGAGTGATCGTTGACGGCTTGCGCATGAAGCCTGAGCCCGATTTGCTCGGCAAGTTGCTGAGCCCTACCTAATTCGGCACCGCTTTTTTCTTCATGATACAACACGGCAATCGACTTATCGGAACCGATAAACATCTTGAGCCATTGCAGTTCGATTTCCAACGGAAACTTCAGCACTAACCCAGTGACATTCTCGCTATCGCCCAAGGCTTTTTCGTCAACGATCAGCCCCGCGCATATGGGCAATTCGCTAAACTCAGATACGGCAAATGCAGTCGCCTGACTACCCAGCGATAAAACGGCTCGGGACCGACTGGCCGAAACGGCTGCTTTAATCGGGGCATTATTGCTGGCGTCTTTATAAACATGCACATCGAGCTCAATACGGAACCCGCTGACCGAAAAAGCTTGTCGAACACCCTCTAGAACCTCCTGATAAGGTTCCGCATCCCGACTCAAAATCGCGGTAATCGTAATACTCTGCGTATCGGCGAGACACTGGGGCACGCAAATCAGCAGGCTTGACAACCAGCAGCCGATTACGATCAATCGGCTCATCGGTTAAAACTCATAATTGAACTTAACCAAAAACAAACGCCCGTTTTGTTCGATGGTTTCGGCGCGCAAGTCGGTCGTAGAAGGATCGTGATAACGACTATCGAAGAGATTATAAATACTGCCGCTCAGCTCCAGCCCCGGAATCAAATTGCTGGAAAAAACGGTCATATTAGCCAGAAAATAGCCGGGCACGTTTGATGAAAATGTGTTGCGCCGGCTGGTATAACTCAAGTTAAAACCGGCAAAGACAAGATCTTGCCACAAAGGACCGGTAATATTGAGTTTGGTTAGGTGTTCGGGCGAGTTTTCGGGTTTTCTGGGGTCGCCCTGTACCTTCGATTGCTGGTAGGCATAACTGAAAGCCGCGCGCCAACCGTTTTCCCACTGCCCTTGCAGCTCGGTTTCGATGCCGTAAGTTTCGATCGAATTGACGTTTTTATAAATATAAGGATTCTCAACCGTCCCGCCTCCGGTCAAGCGAATCATATCGAATTCCTGGTTGAAATAAGGCGCGAGCGTAAGCAGATAATTGCGTTGAATACGCTGAATGAGATTCACTTCATAAGAGCGCATCGTCTCAGGCTCTAAATCCGAACTCCCGACCCAAATATTGCCGAAACGGTAATTTTCCTCGAAAGCGCTCGGCACGCGAAACGACTGGCCGTATAACAGCTTTAAGGTCGTATCGGTAAACGGTTGGTAAATGAGCGCAGCCCGGGGATTTACTGCATCGGCGATACCTTCATAACGGTCATACCGCACGCCGGCATTCAAGGTGAGATTATCTAAAATACGGTAATCGTCCTGAATATAAACACCCCAAATCGTGCGTTTGATAGCCACATCCGCAAATTGTTCGCCGGATCCCCGCTCGAAACTGCGCATCGCCTGCTGAAAATTATACCGGTATTCGCCGCCGACAATGACGTGATGGTCGCCGAATGATTTCGACAATTTCAGCTCGTTACCCCATAACTGACCGCGAAACACGTCGCGGCTTAAATCGTCCGGCACGAAGGCATAATAACCGTCGAAAGCATTGAAGTCGTAATAGGTACGCGCCATGACTTCGAGACCGTTATCGAAATAATGTTCGTAGAGCAAATCGGCATAAGCGCGATCGTCATCCAGACTATTACGGGAGTCGTTGAAAATCGTGTCGACAATCGGCACCGGCGGCCGCTTGCTGCGGCTGACGTAAGCGCCGCTCAAGGTAAAATCGCCCACCGTGTATTTGGCAAAACCGCGCTCGGAACGGTCCTTATCCACATCGCGAGCGGTCCCGAGACCGGCCACGGACAAATTATCCTCGCCCTCGCTCTGAAAATGCGAACCGGACAAATAGAGCTCCGATCCGTTGTCGAAGCGTTGCCCGTAAGTGAATTTCCCCTTATAGGTCTCCTGACTGCCGAATACGCCGGTCACGGACGGGCCTTCAAGATCGCGGCCGCGCTTGGTAATGATATTGAGTATGCCGAGAAAAGCATTGCTGCCATAGAGAGAAGATGCCGGCCCGCGAACCAGCTCGACGCGACTGATATCGTCGACATCGACCATGAACTCGGATCCGATCGCGCTGAAATCGACCAGATTGTCGTTGCTGCGATGACCGTCGATCAATACCAAAACACGGGTATTGTAATCGCCGCTCCGATTGAAACCGCGAATACCTATACGCTGATAAATCCGATCATTGCTGGTATACATGCCGCGCATGCTGCCTACAATATCGCCTAGATTGCGATAACCGAATTTTTTGATATCCTCTGATGTCACGATACTGACAGACGAAGGCGCCTGCGTGACCGGCTGCTCGTATCGCGATGCGCTATAGACCGAAGGAATGTCTTCAAACAATATTTTTTCGTCGAGCGCTACCGTAAAATCTTCGGCAACAACACGAAATGTCAGCACCAGATTCAGCAAAAAAGACCTGGCAAATACTTTCGGGATTATCAACAGGATTGCTCCACCATTCGACTCGATTGCTCGTGCAACCAAACGAAATACCGGAACGCAACGATGCAAGCCGGTTATTATACTTTAGAAATAAGCGAACAGACATTGTCTTAAACGCGAAACCAAGCCGCAGCTCGATGCTTGATTATCGCCCCCGGGCAACCCTATCCTGGAAATTGCCGATACCTTACATCAACGGCAAAATCTGATCCAAAACCTTGCCGTTCGTGACCAAAATCTGTTTCGGAAAAATACCGGGATTACCCTTGAAGTCGGTCACGGTTGCACCCGCTTCCTTCGCGATCAATGCGCCCGCCGCGACATCATAAAGGTTCAATTCTTGCTCCCAAAACGCATCGACCTGAGCATCCGCAACCAAACACAAATCCAACGCCGCCGACCCCAGTCGACGCTGCCCGGCCGTCACTTGCGCTATCCGGCAAAAGCGCGCCAAGTTATTGTCTGTCAAATAACTTCGCAAACACGCAAAACCCGTGCTGACCATCGCATCGGCCAAGTTGGTTTCCGAAGACACATGAATACGCTCGCCATTCTTGTATGCGCCTTGCCCTTTTTGCGCCCAATAATAATCGTCGAACGCCGGCGCATAAACCGCGCCGAATTCCATTTCACCCTCAATTTCGAGCGCCACGCTGAGCGACCAAAAATACTGGCCTTTCGAAAACGAATGCGTGCCGTCGATCGGATCGACAACCCAACGACTGCTTTGGTTTTCGGTCTTACCGCTTTCCTCGCCCCAAAAACCGAATTGCGGATAGCGCCCGGTCAACTCCTTCTTCAAAAACGCTTCAACCGCGACATCGGCTTCGGTAACGAAATCGCGGGGCGCTTTTTTAGTAATTTCTATATGCTTCAAAGCTTTGAAATGATTCAATGCAATGGAACCGGCTTCGCGGATAACCCGCTCAAGATCGCTTGTAGAAATAGACATTATCGGCCTTAGAAATGAATTAAAGCCGTTTATTGTAAAGCATCGGCGGCAAGGCGGCCTATCTCAGTATGATGCAGAATTTTTTCAAAAGGTTGTAAAACCTGCCTAGGCCCTTGCATAAATACATACACCGGAGTCGAGGTGTGCGTGCCGGTGGCCCAGACCGCGTGCTGTTGTTCGGCAACTTCTCGCGCAAGCAGATTTTGACGATTGCCTGCCGGATAAGCAAAAAACGCGCTGTTAAAGCCCATCATAGGCACGCGCTTCAAACTCAATGATTTGTGGTTTGGCTGGTAATAGCGGTTTTTTTCAGTCGCCAAAATACGCTCGGCTTGTCTTTCATCGATTTTGAATTCGGTATAAAGATTAACCATCTCGACCAACCTAGCCGGCGTCTGTTGCGCCTTCGGTAAGGACTCGAAGCGCTTGAACAGCTCATAGTAACTCAACTGCTGTGCATACAATCTATCCAACACTTCAGGATTGCCGTAATTAAAGGACGGTTGAAACTGCCTGCCTTCTTGAAAATACGCACCAGGAAGCGAGCGGGGCTCGGGTAAATCGGCCGCCGAATAACTAAAGCCGAAGCCGCCGGTTTCATGATCGGCCGTGACGATCAATAAGGTATCGTCTCGCCCCTGCATCCAGTCAAGCACTGCTTCGAGCGTTTCATTCATCCGAAGCATTTCGTGCAATAAGGTGCCGGTATCGTTGCCGTGCGAAGCCCAATCGATCTGCCCGGCCTCGATCATCAGAAAAAAACCTTGTTCGTTTTTCGACAAGATGTCCAGCGCCTGCCGCGACATTTCCTGCAATGTCGGAACGGTACGTGCCGGGTCTTGTTTGGCTAGGGTCTCGGCAATGCCATTCGGTAATTCGGACGCGGCAAACAACCCTAAGGTTTTGTCTCGGGCTTGCTGCAATTGCGATTTATTGAAAACCAACTCATAGCCCTGTTGCCGTGCTTGTGCCAATAGATTTTTTCGATCGTTCCGTTTCGAAGCGATCGAGTCGGTCCGGCCCAGTAATTGCGCTGCCGATCGGTAATCTTGCGATTGTTTGTCGTTGACGGTTTCGGGCAACCAATAACTCCATCCCGCCGAAAACATAACATCCGGACCGATAGCCAGCAAATCTTCGGCAATTTCATTTTCGAGACTTCGATGTGTCTGATGCGCGGCAAATGCCGCCGGCGTCGCATGCGTGATGCGCGTATCGGATACCAGCCCTGTAGCCTTACCGATACGCTTGGCTTTTTCGACAATCGTTTCGCGGCGGTTGCCGTCTTTATCCAGCCCCAGCATTTCCGAACCGGCAAAATAACCGGTCGCCAATTGAGACGCCGAAGCTGCGGAATCGGTGACTAACGTGCCGGCCGCGTGTGTCGTCGAAATGGCTAAATTGGCATCGCCCTGTTCAATCATGCGGTCGAAAGCGGTTTTGCGCGATTGGATCACGCTACCCGGCGCTTGCCTGGCATAAGACAATAACAAGCCGACCTGCTGCGGCCCCATGCCGTCGCCGATCACTAAAATGACGTTGTTAATACGAGCATCTTCCGATTGCGCCAGGTCAACACAGGCACATCCCGTCAATGCTAGACTCAATAACCCCGGCAAACAGATCGCAATGTAAATTTTTTTCATATCAAATGCCAGTATTCGAATAAGCTTTAGTCAATAAGTTATCCTGATTACATATAAGCTTCAGCCTATTTGAAATCCGAAGTGGGTTTTGTGTCGCTATCGCGACGCTTATATGGAGTCGGTTCGCGGACCGGCAACCGCGATACTTTTCTTTGCTTGTCCAAAGAAAAGTATCCAAAAGAAAAGACACCCGGAGGCCGCTGTATCCTGCGCGCTGACGATTTTGCCGAGGGTTTTCAGAAGGGCTATCCCTAGC
It includes:
- a CDS encoding alkaline phosphatase → MKKIYIAICLPGLLSLALTGCACVDLAQSEDARINNVILVIGDGMGPQQVGLLLSYARQAPGSVIQSRKTAFDRMIEQGDANLAISTTHAAGTLVTDSAASASQLATGYFAGSEMLGLDKDGNRRETIVEKAKRIGKATGLVSDTRITHATPAAFAAHQTHRSLENEIAEDLLAIGPDVMFSAGWSYWLPETVNDKQSQDYRSAAQLLGRTDSIASKRNDRKNLLAQARQQGYELVFNKSQLQQARDKTLGLFAASELPNGIAETLAKQDPARTVPTLQEMSRQALDILSKNEQGFFLMIEAGQIDWASHGNDTGTLLHEMLRMNETLEAVLDWMQGRDDTLLIVTADHETGGFGFSYSAADLPEPRSLPGAYFQEGRQFQPSFNYGNPEVLDRLYAQQLSYYELFKRFESLPKAQQTPARLVEMVNLYTEFKIDERQAERILATEKNRYYQPNHKSLSLKRVPMMGFNSAFFAYPAGNRQNLLAREVAEQQHAVWATGTHTSTPVYVFMQGPRQVLQPFEKILHHTEIGRLAADALQ